In Zingiber officinale cultivar Zhangliang chromosome 9B, Zo_v1.1, whole genome shotgun sequence, the genomic window ttgaggacaaactctgagagacacgtttaagatggtacagatatgtacttagacgaccaataaatgttccagttaggcgatgtgaaactatgataaatatacatatcaaacgaggaagaggacgaccaaaaaagattttgttagcaataataaaacaagataaaatttatttaaatatacatgatgatataataggagatagggtTCAATGATGTAAAATGATTCATACAGTCGATCTCACCTAATGAAAATTTTTTTGATTATTATTGTAGTTTATATTATCAACGTTTGAATTGTTTGGTCCAGAGAGGACCGAATTACCAATTTGATCCACTCACTtgttgaatattttatttattacaatGTGTTTGATTATAGctcttaaaagatttttttttacttgaagGGATAAAGTTGCTACAGTGTCAATTTTATCAACACATCTAATTTTCACAATTGAAACATATTTTAGGAAAGAGGGGTGTCATAATATTATGATTTTTAGCGTGTATCAATCTACCGCTTTATTCTTTGTTAGATGTGTTCAGTGCTCATTTTGCCACCTAATCTTACGCTGTGTAGCCACAAGCCAGGTGTCGTAACGTTTTGTAAACGTGTCGACAGTAACGAGCCATGCAAGACCTGCAGTACAGAACAAGAAGCTGAAGCTGAAGCTGAAGCTGAAGTCCTCTGTTAATCCTTCTTGCTGTTTCTGCTTTTGCCACTCGATCCATTACCGTTCTCGATTATCGTCACCGTCGAGAAGAGCATCGGAGGAGGAGGAGCTTAATCACTCCAGAGAGCAACGATGTCCGGCCTCTCTCTCGCCGTCCGGCAGTGCCCCGACCACGAATCCACTGCGGGGTCGGCTGACGAAAAGACACCGGCGGTGGCGAGCAAGCGTCAGGGACAGGCTGTCGTCGGCGGCGCGATGGGTTCCCTCCGCGTGATCGAGATCCAGCTCGTGGCCTTCGTCGTGGTCTTCTCCGCCAGCGGCCTCGTGCCCCTCATCGACCTCGCCTTCCCGGCATTCGCCACGCTCTACGTCCTCGCCCTCTCCCGCTTCGCCTTTCCCGCCGTCAGTTCCGGCGGTGGACGCGAGCTCTTCCGAGGCAGCCGGGCGTTCCGCGCCTACGTGGTGGCGGGGACCACCGTGGGGCTGTTCCTGCCGCTGGCGTACGTGCTCGGGGGCTTCGCGCGGGGCGGCGACCACGCCGTGCGCGCCGCCGCGCCgcacctcttcctcctctcctgcCAGATCCTGACGGAGAACGTCGTCAGCGGGATGGAGATCTTCTCGCCGCCAGTTCGCGCCATCGTGGTGCTCCTCTACACCGTCCGCAGAGTCTTCATCATCGTCGACTGGATCTACATCGTCTGGGCCAGCAAAACGCCGCCGCTCAATGCATCCGTCGACGTAAAAAATCTACAAAAACGCATATAGAAATCGCATTGTTTAATTAACTTCTCCAACTAATTAAATCCCGCAATTTGTGCATTGATTAGGATGTGGCGTGGATATGGTTCGGGAGGGTGCTGTCAACGGCTAATCTCCTCTATTTCTCCATTAACCTGTTTGCTTTCTTGATCCCGCGGTTTCTGCCGACGGCGTTCGAGAAGTACTTCAAGGAAAGGGAGGAGATCCACGCGAAGGCGGTGGAAGACAAGAAAGGAGACTGATTGTGTTGCATGTTTAATTTTGATACGAGTGAATTTAATGTGGCTGTTTTCAGCAACTTGGTTTACTCTGCTCTGTAATTTATGATCTATACTTTATGAACCGTAACTTTATCTATAAATAGTTCGATTAAAATAGTatatgatcccgtccggaagctgagttggATGAAGGTGGATTTTGTTATTTCgaaagttgacggagagtcgttCAAGTGATGGATGAACCGGGTGCCCAGCTGGAAAGGTTCCCATGGGTGGTTGACGGAGAGGGATGATCAAGACAATGACGCTATCTctttctgcacacactcagacgagtccaccGATCGTTAAAGATAaaaaatcagggaaaaagtctccgggtccggttcttcgacgctcaagtcaggtacttttttttCAGAAATCGTAGaaaaaaggacgaaaagtaaaggacCAGTggaaaatgacgagtgagcgtacttgCATAAGAGACAAGACATCCCTTTTTATATTGCAACGAAGATTCCTAGGTCTGACCAATGTCAGGGAATATCGGTTGTCAGGTTTTGTCTGGCGGTGGTTGACACGTGGCTTTTTTTAATAGGCTGACGACCAAACCGAAAGTGTATTCAGCTcggactgttagcatattccctgacacattgATGATTCtctctgacaagcggttacgattTCTCGGCTAATTTGTCATATAGCGTCTGACCGATCCGAAATCTGGACTCATCCTGCTTTTATATATTATTACCCTCGACTTGTATGCCCCGCTCTATGTTAAGTTCTTACCTAGATCTGCCTTTGTCATCCGCTATCTCCGATCTGCATTCCGGGTCTGTATCCAGACTTACTCCTTGGGTTGGATGTCCTGACCTGCGCACTGGGTTTGTAAGAAGACCTCTGCTCCTTACCTCAAACGTTCTGACCTGCACGCTGCGTCTGCCCGCCGACCTacatctgtctgctgttatccaaggcatgaacaTCACGACCTACACGCGAGGCCTGTCCACCAACCCACAtctatctgctgttatccaaggcatgaacgtcTCGACCTGCATGCTGGGTATACCCGCCGACCCACTTCTATCTGCTATTATCCAAGGCTGAATATCCCGACCTGCACACTGGTATGTCCGCCGACCCACAtttgtctgctgttatccaaggcatgaacatcccgacctgcacgcggGGTCTGTCCACCGACCCACAtctatctgctgttatccaaggcatgaacgtcccgacctgcacgctgggtctgtccgccgatccagatctgtctgctgttatccaaggcatgaacgtcccgacctgcacgcggGGTCTGTCCACCGACCCACATCTGTCTgatgttatccaaggcatgaacgtcccgacctgcacgcggGGTCTGTCCACCGACCCACATCTGTCTGATGTTACCCAAGGCATGAACATCTCGACCTGCACGCGGGGTCTATCCATCGACCCACATCTATttgctgttatccaaggcatgaacgtcccgacctgcacgctgggtctgtccacCTTTATCCAAGGCATAAACATTTCGACCTGCACGCGGGGTCTATCCACCGACCCACATCTATCTGCTGTTATTCAAgacatgaacgtcccgacctgcacgctgggtctatcCGCCGACCCACTtctatctgctgttatccaaggcatgaatgtcccgacctgcacgcggGGTCTGTCCACCGACCCACATTTATCTGCTGTGACTTTGACTTTGGACACGTTAGCTGGACTTTTGACCTTCTTGTCCTCCAGGTCAGCCTGACTTCTGACCCGCCACGGAGGGTTTACTTTTGACCTTCTTATCATCCACATCATCTTGACCGCTGACCCGCCACGGAGACTTGacttttgatcttcttgtctGCCAGGTCTGCCTGACTTCTGACCCGTCACGGAGGCTTAACTTCTGACCTTTCTGTGACTTTGACTCGTAACCACATCATCTTATCGACCCCCCAAAACATGCACCGTATCAGTATAATTTAACGTAATTTGACAAAAGGAGATCTgatatcaaaatattaattttgtacatgttaatatcatgtcattatggtaACAGAACCCGAGCAAccaaaattctaaatttaaacataaattcaaacattaaattaaaaagaaataaagacttTCGCTGTATACAAAAACAtacaaaacttaaaaattagtatCAAATGT contains:
- the LOC122024986 gene encoding uncharacterized protein LOC122024986 is translated as MSGLSLAVRQCPDHESTAGSADEKTPAVASKRQGQAVVGGAMGSLRVIEIQLVAFVVVFSASGLVPLIDLAFPAFATLYVLALSRFAFPAVSSGGGRELFRGSRAFRAYVVAGTTVGLFLPLAYVLGGFARGGDHAVRAAAPHLFLLSCQILTENVVSGMEIFSPPVRAIVVLLYTVRRVFIIVDWIYIVWASKTPPLNASVDDVAWIWFGRVLSTANLLYFSINLFAFLIPRFLPTAFEKYFKEREEIHAKAVEDKKGD